TTCCCCTAAGGATTGTGGTTCCGCGAACATAATGCCTCCGCTTGTTACCGATTTCCGATGACTTTATGATGAATCCGCGTGGCGATATGCCACCGCGACCGTTCCTATTCCAACTGTAAACAAACGCCTTTTAACCGTCAACGAATTCTATGGCCGTCGGAGCCGAAATCGCGACGAATTGGCGCGAGGCGGGCTTGCGGTACTACGCTTATAACTTCTTCCTCCGCCGCAAGTTCGGTTGCCGAGTGCAAAAGGTCAGCATCGACGCGGGCTTCACCTGTCCCAACGTCGATGGCACCGTGGCTCGCGGCGGCTGCACGTTCTGCGATAACCGCAGCTTTAGCCCCAGCCGCCGCCTGCCGCGGCAAGGGATCGCTGGCCAGATCGACGAAGGCATCCGCCGCCTCAAATGGCGCTATGACGTCGATCGCTTCATGGCCTATTTTCAGCCGGCGACAAACACCTATGCCCCGGTCGCCCGACTCCGGCCCCTCTACGAAGCGGCGATCGCCCATCCCAAGGTCGTCGGGCTGGCGATCGGCACTCGGCCGGACTGCGTGCCCTACGAGGTGCTCGATCTGCTCGCCGAAATGGCCGAACGAACTTATCTCTCGGTCGAATACGGAATGCAGACGATGCACGATCGCTCGCTCGACTGGATGAACCGCGGCCATCATCACGATGCTTTCATCGATGCCATGGAGCGGAGCCGCGGCCGCGGATTTGAGATCTGTGCCCACGTAATGCTCGGCCTGCCCGGCGAATCGCACGCTGACATGCTGGCAACCGCCGGCGAGTTGGCCCGTTTGCGGCCGGACGCGGTGAAGATCCACAACCTCTATGCCGTCAAGAACACGCCGTTGGCCGACCAGGTGGCCGCCGGCGCAGCGACGTTGATGGAGCGCGACGAATACATCCGCACGCTGGTCGATTTCCTCGAGTTGCTCCCGCCGGATTGCGTGGTGGAACGGATCAGTGGCGAAGCCCCGCCCGATTATTTCGTCGGCCCCTCGTGGTGCTTGGACAAACCGGCGATCCGCGCCGCGCTCTTTGCCGAACTCGCGCGCCGCGACACGTGGCAAGGGAAACGATGCGATGGTTACCCCGCCGTCTGTCGCGGGCGATAGATTTCGGTCGCGGTGCCGAGGTAGGCTTCGTTGGCGAAGGCCAGCGTTTCGCTGAGCGTCGGATGCGGATGGATCGATTCACCGATGTCGCGGGCGGTGCAGCCCATCTCGATCGCGACGACTCCTTCGGCGATCAATTCGCCCGCTCCGACGCCGACGATCCCGACGCCCAGCACACGATCGGTTTCGGGATCGATGAGAAACTTCGTCAGGCCTTCGGTTCGCCCGAGCGATTGCGCCCGCCCGCTGGCGGCCCAAGGATATCGGCTGACTTCGATCGCCAGCCCCTCGCGGCGGGCCAGTTCTTCCGTCAGCCCCGCCCAGGCGATCTCGGGATCGGTAAACACGACGGCGGGAATCGCCAGTGGATGGAATTCGGCCGGCTCGCCCAGAAGCGCCTCGACCGCCACTTTCCCCTGATGCGACGCCTTGTGGGCCAGCATCGGTTCGCCCGCCACGTCGCCGATCGCCAGAATGTGCGGATCGGCTGTCTGCTGGCGATCGTCGGTGACGACGAACCCTCGCTGGTCGATTTTGACTTTTGTGCTCTCCAGGCCCATATCGTTGCTATTCGGCCGCCGGCCGACGCTTACCAACACGCGACTAAACTGCTCGGTCTTGTCCTCGCCGCCCTCGGCCCCCTGAAACCTAACCTCGATTGAGTCTTTATTATCGGCCAAGGAGACAACTTTCGTCTTCAGATGGATCTCCGCGAACAGCTTTTCAAGCCGGTTGTGAAGCGGCTTGACCAGGTCGCGGTCCGCGCCGGGAAGCAAGCCATCGGTCAGCTCGACGACGCTTACCTTGCTGCCGAGTTCCGCGTAGACGGTCCCCATTTCCAAGCCAATGTACCCGCCGCCGACCACCAAGAGCGATTCGGGAACGTCAGGCAATTCGAGCGCCCCGGTCGAGTCGATGATCCGCGGCGTGGGCAGATCAAAGGCGGGGATTCTCATTGGCCGCGATCCGGTGGCCAGGATGCAATGTTCGAAGATGAGCCGATCGGTTTGCCCCGGCTTATCGAGCCGATCGAGCCGCAGCGTGGTCGAGTTCTCGAAGTAACCGCGGGCCTGGATCACCTCGACG
The nucleotide sequence above comes from Pirellulales bacterium. Encoded proteins:
- the lpdA gene encoding dihydrolipoyl dehydrogenase, whose product is METQLVVLGGGPGGYAAAFLAADMGAKVTLVEAEPRLGGVCLLRGCIPSKALLHVARVLSETKEMEQWGVAFSPPRMDIAKMRARKEKVIDTLSGGLKQLAKRRGVEVIQARGYFENSTTLRLDRLDKPGQTDRLIFEHCILATGSRPMRIPAFDLPTPRIIDSTGALELPDVPESLLVVGGGYIGLEMGTVYAELGSKVSVVELTDGLLPGADRDLVKPLHNRLEKLFAEIHLKTKVVSLADNKDSIEVRFQGAEGGEDKTEQFSRVLVSVGRRPNSNDMGLESTKVKIDQRGFVVTDDRQQTADPHILAIGDVAGEPMLAHKASHQGKVAVEALLGEPAEFHPLAIPAVVFTDPEIAWAGLTEELARREGLAIEVSRYPWAASGRAQSLGRTEGLTKFLIDPETDRVLGVGIVGVGAGELIAEGVVAIEMGCTARDIGESIHPHPTLSETLAFANEAYLGTATEIYRPRQTAG
- a CDS encoding TIGR01212 family radical SAM protein (This family includes YhcC from E. coli K-12, an uncharacterized radical SAM protein.), which gives rise to MAVGAEIATNWREAGLRYYAYNFFLRRKFGCRVQKVSIDAGFTCPNVDGTVARGGCTFCDNRSFSPSRRLPRQGIAGQIDEGIRRLKWRYDVDRFMAYFQPATNTYAPVARLRPLYEAAIAHPKVVGLAIGTRPDCVPYEVLDLLAEMAERTYLSVEYGMQTMHDRSLDWMNRGHHHDAFIDAMERSRGRGFEICAHVMLGLPGESHADMLATAGELARLRPDAVKIHNLYAVKNTPLADQVAAGAATLMERDEYIRTLVDFLELLPPDCVVERISGEAPPDYFVGPSWCLDKPAIRAALFAELARRDTWQGKRCDGYPAVCRGR